One region of Polaromonas hydrogenivorans genomic DNA includes:
- a CDS encoding tannase/feruloyl esterase family alpha/beta hydrolase, whose protein sequence is MSKKSSGCTRAMWGLPQYLLAGSVVASLAACGGGSSSSSVIGMPPPVAKALSCDDSMKAAFAPDSNTQVLFVKAFKQGDPLSLAATPPSNAAKATADLCLVKLRVGPGNPGPATAPSTTAGIGFEIWLPNLSTWNGRIRAEAPGAFMGSGGITSSTGIGMLSLAQFAAANNTVTVVTDGGHADGPFGTFLTLPDGSPNTFGWNEISRRAVHEMSLKTKALAAAYYTKPADKSYAYGCSSGGRAVYQSAQSYPKDYDGIVADAVSLDQTQYFPGLMYPQLVMQRDLADKGLPLLTKAKRDAVSTAALQACDTAVNGTHDGYLTYHDQCKYDPTKDAAVLCTTEGGTNATAACVTKVEALALNKMWYGATVDGSVPDPAIDNGTSIIRTSQQLWWGRKRGTDLENTAGVANNAPSLGILGLVMDQIAWNLQDLSYTRSDYINASGTGKNGWMTMPYSVYAQSFYQGKVLNDQVFANIDANNPDLTPFRDAGAKMLSFVGVADPFVSLEAQLNYYTRSAALVGGNTKAQDFHRLFLIPGRGHCGGVGSVGASSASTPQISADQMYAKIVDWVETKQAPETLPISSPDGTRSRPICMYPKRVKYLGGDVNAAASYACQQS, encoded by the coding sequence ATGAGCAAAAAATCAAGTGGCTGCACGCGTGCCATGTGGGGGCTGCCGCAGTATCTGCTGGCGGGATCGGTCGTCGCTTCACTGGCGGCTTGCGGCGGAGGCAGCAGCAGCAGCAGCGTCATCGGGATGCCGCCGCCAGTCGCCAAGGCGCTGTCGTGCGATGACAGCATGAAGGCTGCCTTCGCGCCCGATTCGAACACGCAGGTGTTGTTCGTCAAGGCATTCAAGCAGGGTGATCCGCTCTCGCTGGCCGCCACCCCGCCTTCCAACGCTGCCAAGGCCACGGCAGACCTGTGCCTCGTGAAGCTTCGCGTCGGCCCTGGGAATCCCGGCCCAGCGACCGCACCATCGACCACAGCGGGCATTGGATTTGAAATCTGGCTTCCCAACCTCAGCACCTGGAATGGCCGGATCCGTGCCGAGGCGCCCGGCGCCTTCATGGGAAGCGGCGGTATTACGTCATCGACGGGCATCGGAATGTTGAGTCTTGCGCAATTTGCCGCGGCCAACAACACCGTGACGGTGGTGACTGACGGCGGCCACGCGGACGGACCTTTCGGCACGTTCCTGACACTGCCCGACGGAAGCCCCAACACTTTTGGGTGGAATGAAATTTCGCGCAGGGCCGTGCATGAGATGTCCTTGAAAACCAAGGCACTGGCGGCTGCGTATTACACCAAGCCGGCCGACAAGTCCTACGCCTACGGTTGCTCCAGCGGTGGTCGCGCCGTCTACCAATCTGCGCAGTCGTATCCGAAGGACTACGACGGCATCGTCGCGGATGCCGTGTCGCTGGACCAGACCCAGTACTTCCCCGGGCTGATGTATCCACAACTAGTCATGCAACGCGATCTGGCGGACAAAGGGCTCCCGTTGCTGACCAAGGCAAAGCGTGACGCCGTTTCCACCGCGGCATTGCAAGCCTGCGACACGGCCGTCAATGGAACGCATGACGGTTACCTGACCTACCATGACCAATGCAAATACGACCCGACCAAGGATGCAGCCGTGCTTTGCACCACCGAAGGCGGTACGAATGCAACAGCCGCCTGTGTGACGAAGGTCGAAGCCTTGGCCCTCAACAAAATGTGGTACGGCGCTACCGTGGACGGCTCGGTGCCTGATCCGGCCATCGACAACGGGACGAGCATCATCCGCACGTCACAGCAGCTTTGGTGGGGACGCAAGCGCGGGACCGACCTGGAAAACACGGCGGGCGTGGCCAACAATGCGCCTTCGCTGGGCATTCTCGGTCTCGTCATGGATCAAATCGCCTGGAATCTGCAGGACCTCTCGTACACGCGATCGGACTATATCAATGCATCGGGTACGGGAAAGAACGGCTGGATGACGATGCCCTACAGCGTCTACGCGCAGTCCTTCTACCAAGGCAAGGTCCTGAATGACCAGGTGTTCGCCAACATTGATGCCAACAATCCAGACCTGACCCCGTTCAGGGACGCAGGCGCCAAGATGCTGAGCTTCGTCGGCGTTGCCGATCCTTTCGTCTCCCTGGAAGCGCAGCTCAACTACTACACGCGATCTGCGGCGCTGGTCGGCGGCAACACCAAGGCCCAGGACTTTCATCGCCTGTTCCTCATTCCCGGCCGTGGGCACTGCGGTGGCGTGGGAAGCGTGGGGGCCTCCAGTGCAAGCACCCCACAGATCTCGGCGGATCAGATGTATGCCAAGATAGTTGATTGGGTGGAGACCAAGCAAGCCCCGGAGACCTTGCCAATCAGCTCTCCCGACGGCACCCGAAGCCGCCCGATTTGCATGTATCCGAAGCGCGTCAAGTACCTGGGCGGTGACGTGAATGCGGCTGCCAGCTACGCCTGCCAGCAGTCATAA